A stretch of the Lolium perenne isolate Kyuss_39 chromosome 3, Kyuss_2.0, whole genome shotgun sequence genome encodes the following:
- the LOC127341930 gene encoding protein trichome birefringence-like 41 isoform X1: MGIAMTRRAAIAAAIVAALLAACTAAAAAAAITISRKHHQHQKSAPGSCDMFAGSWVADEAYPLYDSASCPFVRAEFDCRRFGRPDTGYLRYRWLPSPPCSPPRFDGLALLRMWSGKKVMFVGDSLALNQYESLLCMIHAAAPGATTTVSPRSGKISPSTTVTFEEYNVTLVYYLTHYLVDVVAGKAGRVLKLDQIDEARNWLGADVLVFDSWHWWPRSGPTQPWDYIEVDGKVVKDMDRTVAFTRALKTWAGWVDVNLLQTNTQVFFQGISPSHYKGQEWGASPKKTCMGETEPLNSTGPYPGGPIPQQEIIRTVLSGMAKPVYLLDFTFLSQLRKDAHPTKYDGGIFGQDCTHWCIAGLPDTWNILFYAALTGQDG, from the exons ATGGGGATCGCCATGACGCGGCGCGCGGCGATCGCCGCGGCCATCGTGGCGGCGCTCCTGGCGGcgtgcacggcggcggcggccgccgcggcGATCACCATCTCCcggaagcaccaccagcaccagaAGTCGGCGCCGGGGTCGTGCGACATGTTCGCCGGGAGCTGGGTGGCCGACGAGGCGTACCCGCTGTACGACTCGGCCAGCTGCCCCTTCGTCCGCGCCGAGTTCGACTGCCGCCGCTTCGGCCGCCCCGACACCGGGTACCTCCGGTACCGGTGGCTGCCCAGCCCGCCCTGCTCCCCGCCCAG GTTCGACGGGTTGGCGCTGCTGCGGATGTGGTCCGGGAAGAAGGTGATGTTCGTGGGCGACTCGCTGGCGCTGAACCAGTACGAGTCGCTGCTGTGCATGATCCACGCCGCCGCGCCCGGCGCCACGACCACGGTGTCGCCGAGGTCGGGGAAGATCAGcccctccaccaccgtcacctTCGAG gagtacaaTGTGACGCTGGTCTACTACCTGACGCACTACCTGGTGGACGTCGTCGCCGGGAAGGCCGGCCGCGTCCTCAAGCTCGACCAGATCGACGAAGCCCGCAACTGGCTCGGCGCCGACGTGCTCGTCTTCGACTCATGGCACTGGTGGCCGCGCTCCGGCCCCACGCAGCC CTGGGACTACATTGAGGTGGATGGCAAGGTGGTGAAGGACATGGACCGGACGGTGGCCTTCACAAGGGCGCTCAAGACCTGGGCCGGATGGGTCGATGTCAACCTCCTCCAGACCAACACTCAAGTCTTCTTCCAGGGCATCTCCCCCTCTCACTACAA GGGACAGGAATGGGGCGCGTCGCCAAAGAAGACGTGCATGGGGGAGACGGAGCCGCTCAACAGCACGGGGCCGTACCCCGGCGGCCCGATCCCGCAGCAGGAGATCATCCGGACCGTCCTCTCCGGCATGGCCAAGCCGGTCTACCTGCTGGACTTCACCTTCCTCTCGCAGCTCAGGAAGGACGCGCACCCGACCAAGTACGACGGCGGCATCTTCGGCCAGGACTGCACCCACTGGTGCATCGCCGGCCTCCCGGACACTTGGAACATCCTCTTCTATGCCGCGCTCACTGGCCAAGACGGTTAG
- the LOC127341930 gene encoding protein trichome birefringence-like 41 isoform X2, whose product MGIAMTRRAAIAAAIVAALLAACTAAAAAAAITISRKHHQHQKSAPGSCDMFAGSWVADEAYPLYDSASCPFVRAEFDCRRFGRPDTGYLRYRWLPSPPCSPPRFDGLALLRMWSGKKVMFVGDSLALNQYESLLCMIHAAAPGATTTVSPRSGKISPSTTVTFEYNVTLVYYLTHYLVDVVAGKAGRVLKLDQIDEARNWLGADVLVFDSWHWWPRSGPTQPWDYIEVDGKVVKDMDRTVAFTRALKTWAGWVDVNLLQTNTQVFFQGISPSHYKGQEWGASPKKTCMGETEPLNSTGPYPGGPIPQQEIIRTVLSGMAKPVYLLDFTFLSQLRKDAHPTKYDGGIFGQDCTHWCIAGLPDTWNILFYAALTGQDG is encoded by the exons ATGGGGATCGCCATGACGCGGCGCGCGGCGATCGCCGCGGCCATCGTGGCGGCGCTCCTGGCGGcgtgcacggcggcggcggccgccgcggcGATCACCATCTCCcggaagcaccaccagcaccagaAGTCGGCGCCGGGGTCGTGCGACATGTTCGCCGGGAGCTGGGTGGCCGACGAGGCGTACCCGCTGTACGACTCGGCCAGCTGCCCCTTCGTCCGCGCCGAGTTCGACTGCCGCCGCTTCGGCCGCCCCGACACCGGGTACCTCCGGTACCGGTGGCTGCCCAGCCCGCCCTGCTCCCCGCCCAG GTTCGACGGGTTGGCGCTGCTGCGGATGTGGTCCGGGAAGAAGGTGATGTTCGTGGGCGACTCGCTGGCGCTGAACCAGTACGAGTCGCTGCTGTGCATGATCCACGCCGCCGCGCCCGGCGCCACGACCACGGTGTCGCCGAGGTCGGGGAAGATCAGcccctccaccaccgtcacctTCGAG tacaaTGTGACGCTGGTCTACTACCTGACGCACTACCTGGTGGACGTCGTCGCCGGGAAGGCCGGCCGCGTCCTCAAGCTCGACCAGATCGACGAAGCCCGCAACTGGCTCGGCGCCGACGTGCTCGTCTTCGACTCATGGCACTGGTGGCCGCGCTCCGGCCCCACGCAGCC CTGGGACTACATTGAGGTGGATGGCAAGGTGGTGAAGGACATGGACCGGACGGTGGCCTTCACAAGGGCGCTCAAGACCTGGGCCGGATGGGTCGATGTCAACCTCCTCCAGACCAACACTCAAGTCTTCTTCCAGGGCATCTCCCCCTCTCACTACAA GGGACAGGAATGGGGCGCGTCGCCAAAGAAGACGTGCATGGGGGAGACGGAGCCGCTCAACAGCACGGGGCCGTACCCCGGCGGCCCGATCCCGCAGCAGGAGATCATCCGGACCGTCCTCTCCGGCATGGCCAAGCCGGTCTACCTGCTGGACTTCACCTTCCTCTCGCAGCTCAGGAAGGACGCGCACCCGACCAAGTACGACGGCGGCATCTTCGGCCAGGACTGCACCCACTGGTGCATCGCCGGCCTCCCGGACACTTGGAACATCCTCTTCTATGCCGCGCTCACTGGCCAAGACGGTTAG